The nucleotide window TTTAATATCCATAGTTCAGGAAAAACAGTATATATCGTTTCCTGGGAATTTCCTGAAAACACAAGCAAAGATTTACAAAAAGAATTATCAAGTATTGCAGGAACATTCACTCTTTCAGAATAAGGGAGGGTAAAATCATTATGGGAAATATTTTTGGTAATATAGTTAATCTTACCTTTGCATTAGTCGGTGGGATTATAGTTATTGGAATTATCATAAGAGTAATAATAAATCTAATTACAAATGAAAAAAGTATAAAAGCAACAGTTATTGACAAGCAAAGTTACGACAAACAAATATACACAAAAAGTCAAGCGCCATTTATACGGAAAGAATATGTTATAACTTTTCTTTGCGGGAATAAAAAGAAATATTTTAATGTATCAGAATTATCATTTGGAAATTATAAAGTTAATCAAAAAGGAACATTAAAGTACAAGGGAAATAGAATTGTTGATTTTAAGTAGTGTGAGGAGGTTGAAACGATGAAGAAAATATTATCAATTATATTATCAATCACAATGTTGCTTTCTATAGCCACGATTGCCACTGCAGACGGAATTGATGGACCAATGCAGAAAGCAAAACTCAAAGTCGGAACAAGTGCTGATTTTAAGCCATTCGAATATTATGACGACAATGGCGAACTCACGGGATTTGATATTGACCTTATGAATTACATAGGTGAAAAAATAGGCTTTGAGATTGAGTTTGTGAATATGTCATTTGACAAACTCATCCCCGCAGTAGTTAGTGGTGAGGTTACTTGTGCTATTTCTGCAATTACAGTTACCGAAGAAAGAGAAAGTGTTATTGATT belongs to Oscillospiraceae bacterium and includes:
- a CDS encoding DUF2500 domain-containing protein; its protein translation is MGNIFGNIVNLTFALVGGIIVIGIIIRVIINLITNEKSIKATVIDKQSYDKQIYTKSQAPFIRKEYVITFLCGNKKKYFNVSELSFGNYKVNQKGTLKYKGNRIVDFK